From a single Glycine soja cultivar W05 chromosome 19, ASM419377v2, whole genome shotgun sequence genomic region:
- the LOC114400835 gene encoding uncharacterized protein LOC114400835, which translates to MDTCSNTNVVLDDNFISNLGRTFNESLQIQDAHKSVLASEENDIYNVNEEKLCEAMKDQETNINMTCLKKSATFPIPNTMLPSSPSDKEADTSVTGPLNEHSAHQTYSLSVSPPAPLKLISAMKGSREKHGGSQVKLNVKWASDVYDPIPTLLSHTVRSNKKQQKSRKKKPEKKNGKKGQKGNSSRGGSNKDKQVRKLGGTSGLCYKSMDSCDKVLGASTELDALEVRSQDSYCGTSFLKKSVTEVHYSVAEAL; encoded by the exons ATGGACACATGCTCTAATACTAATGTTGTGCTTGACGACAACTTCATAAGTAATCTTGGAAGGACTTTCAATGAGTCATTACAGATTCAAGATGCTCATAAATCTGTTCTTGCTTCTGAGGAGAATGATATCTATAATGTGAATGAGGAAAAATTATGTGAAGCAATGAAAGATCAAGAGACAAACATAAATATGACGTGCTTGAAAAAATCTGCAACTTTTCCAATTCCTAATACAATGTTGCCTTCAAGCCCATCTGATAAGGAGGCTGATACTTCAGTCACAGGACCACTCAATGAGCATTCTGCTCATCAAACTTACTCACTCTCAGTATCTCCGCCT GCTCCTCTGAAGCTTATATCTGCCATGAAAGGTAGCCGTGAGAAACATGGGGGATCACAggtgaaattgaatgtgaaatgGGCCTCTGATGTGTATGATCCTATACCTACATTATTATCACACACTGTTAGAAGCAACAAGAAGCAGCAGAAATCCAGGAAGAAGAAGCctgaaaagaagaatggaaagaaGGGTCAAAAGGGAAATTCATCTCGAGGGGGCAGCAACAAAGATAAGCAGGTTCGCAAGCTAGGTGGGACTTCTGGTTTGTGCTACAAGTCAATGGATTCTTGTGATAAAGTGCTTGGAGCTTCTACTGAATTAGATGCTCTTGAAGTTCGAAGCCAGGATTCATACTGTGGAACTAGCTTCCTGAAAAAATCAGTTACTGAAGTGCACTACTCGGTTGCAGAAGCACTATGA
- the LOC114400891 gene encoding eukaryotic translation initiation factor 3 subunit A-like: MTSFLKPENALKRAEELINVGQKQDALQTLHDLITSKRYRAWQKTLERIMFKYVELCVDMRKGRFAKDGLIQYRIICQQVNVSSLEEVIKHFMQLSTEKAEQARSQAQALEEALDVDDLEADKRPEDLMLSYVSGEKGKDRSDRETVTPWFKFLWETYRTVLEILRNNSKLEALYAMTAHRAFQFCKQYKRTTELRRLCEIIRNHLANLNKYRDQRDRPDLSAPESLQLYLDTRFEQLKIATELGLWQEAFRSVEDIHGLMCLVKKTPKPSLMVVYYVKLTEIFWISSSHLYHAYAWFKLFLLQKSFNKNLSQKDLQLIASSVVLAALSVPPHDRTHGASHLELEHEKERNLRMANLIGFNLETKPESREMLSRASLLAELASKGVMSCVTQEVKDIYHLLEHEFYPSDLALKALPLITKISKLGGKLSTASSVPEVQLAQYVPALERLATMRLLQQVSNVYQSMKIETLSGMIPFFDFAQVEKISVDAVKQKFVSMKVDHMKNAVIFSKKSLESDGLRDHLGNFAEQLNKARQMIYPPDGRPSKLGALLPTLTEVVAKEHKRLLARKSIIEKRKEEQERQLLEMEREEESKRLRLQKITEEAEQRRLATEYEQRKNQRILREIEERENEEAQALLQEAEKRIKKKGKKPIIEGDKITKQTLMELTLTEQLRERQEMEKKLQKLAKTMDYLERAKREEAAPLIEAAYQQRLVEERLLHEREQQQEVELSKQRHEGDLKEKERLVRMMGNKEVYQARVVSHRQAEFNRLRREREERISRILQSRRQEREKMRKLKYYLKLEEERQQKLREAEEARKREDAERKKKEEEERLRKLEEIAEKQRQRERELEEKEKQRREALLGRAAAEPAPPARPLESGSAAPAAAAAAAAAPTPGKYVPKFRRERTESAGAAPPPETDRWNSSSRPDGDRWRSDDRRTAFGSGGGSRSSSTWSSSRNAR, translated from the exons ATGACGTCGTTCTTGAAGCCTGAGAATGCTCTGAAAAGGGCGGAAG AATTAATCAATGTTGGGCAGAAGCAGGATGCTTTGCAGACTCTTCATGACCTCATCACCTCAAAACGATACAGAGCATGGCAGAAGACACTTGAAAGGATTATGTTCAAGTATGTGGAACTTTGCGTCGACATGCGAAAAGGCCGTTTTGCTAAAGACGGGTTAATTCAGTATAGGATTATATGTCAACAAGTGAACGTTAGTTCACTGGAGGAGGTCATAAAGCATTTTATGCAGCTTTCTACCGAGAAAGCTGAACAGGCCCGTAGCCAGGCACAGGCACTAGAAGAAGCCCTTGATGTTGATGATTTAGAGGCCGATAAAAGGCCGGAGGACCTGATGTTGAGCTATGTCAGTGGCGAGAAAGGGAAAGACAGATCTGATCGGGAGACTGTTACCCCCTGGTTTAAGTTTCTTTGGGAAACTTATAGGACAGTGCTGGAAATATTGAGGAACAACTCAAAGCTGGAAGCCTTATATGct ATGACAGCTCATCGAGCTTTCCAGTTCTGTAAGCAATATAAGCGAACAACAGAGTTACGCAGACTGTGCGAAATCATTAGAAACCATTTGGCTAATCTTAATAAATATCGTGACCAACGAGACCGGCCTGATCTTTCAGCTCCTGAAAGCTTGCAACTGTATCTTGATACAAGATTTGAGCAGCTGAAAATTGCTACTGAACTTGGACTCTGGCAG GAAGCCTTCAGGTCagtggaggatatacatggactGATGTGCTTGGTCAAGAAAACACCCAAGCCATCCTTGATGGTTGTTTACTATGTGAAGCTGACAGAAATATTTTGGATATCGTCAAGTCATCTGTATCATGCATATGCTTGGTTCAAGctctttttattacaaaaaagcTTCAATAAGAATCTGAGTCAGAAGGATCTGCAATTAATTGCTTCATCTGTCGTTCTGGCTGCACTTTCAGTGCCTCCTCATGATCGAACCCATGGTGCATCTCATTTGGAACTGGAGcatgaaaaagagagaaatttgagGATGGCTAATCTCATTGGCTTTAATCTTGAAACTAAACCTGAGAGCAGAGAAATG CTATCAAGAGCATCACTTCTTGCTGAACTG GCATCCAAGGGTGTGATGTCTTGTGTAACTCAGGAAGTGAAGGACATTTACCATCTTTTGGAACATGAGTTTTATCCCTCAGATCTTGCATTAAAAGCACTGCCCTTAATAACTAAAATCTCAAAGTTAGGGGGCAAGCTTTCTACTGCGTCATCTGTTCCAGAAGTGCAATTAGCTCAGTATGTTCCAGCACTGGAAAGACTGGCTACCATGAGGTTGCTGCAACAG GTGTCTAATGTGTACCAATCTATGAAGATTGAGACCTTATCAGGGATGATCCCCTTCTTTGACTTTGCTCAAGTGGAAAAGATTTCTGTAGATGCTGTTAAGCAGAAGTTTGTATCGATGAAAGTTGACCACATGAAAAATGCtgtgatttttagtaaaaag AGTCTCGAGTCTGATGGCTTAAGGGATCACTTGGGCAATTTTGCTGAACAATTAAATAAGGCAAGACAAATGATTTATCCTCCTGATGGGAGACCATCAAAACTTGGAGCTTTACTTCCAACTTTGACAGAGGTTGTGGCCAAAGAACACAAGAGGCTTCTTGCTCGAAAATCAATTATTGAGAAGAGGAAGGAAGAACAAGAACGACAGCTTCTTGAAATG GAACGGGAGGAGGAGTCGAAGAGGCTAAGACTTCAGAAAATAACCGAAGAAGCGGAACAAAGAAGGCTTGCCACTGAGTATGAACAGAGAAAGAATCAGAGGATCCTTAGGGAGatagaggagagagaaaatgaagaagcacAAGCTTTACTCCAGGAAGCTGAAAAGCGTATTAAAAAGAAGGGAAAGAAACCAATCATAGAGGGG GACAAAATAACCAAGCAGACCTTGATGGAATTGACTTTGACCGAGCAACTCCGGGAAAGACAGGAAATGGAAAAGAAACTCCAGAAGTTAGCAAAAACCATGGATTATTTGGAAAGAGCCAAAAGAGAAGAGGCTGCTCCCCTGATTGAAGCTGCGTATCAACAGCGTCTAGTGGAAGAGAGACTTCTTCATGAGCGTGAGCAGCAG CAAGAGGTTGAACTGAGCAAACAGAGGCATGAGGGAGATCTCAAGGAGAAGGAGAGGCTTGTTCGAATGATGGGCAATAAG GAAGTATATCAAGCAAGGGTGGTTAGTCACCGCCAAGCAGAGTTTAACAGATTGAGAAGAGAACGTGAAGAGCGAATCTCTAGGATTTTACAGTCCAGGAGACAGGAGAGGGAAAAAATGAGGAAGTTGAAGTATTATCTCAAGTTAGAAGAAGAGAGACAACAAAAATTGCGTGAGGCGGAGGAAGCTCGGAAACGTGAAG ATgctgaaaggaaaaagaaggaagaggaGGAGCGCCTGCGTAAATTGGAGGAGATAGCTGAAAAGCAGAGGCAGAGAGAGAGGGAGcttgaagagaaagagaaacaaagGAGAGAAGCATTGTTGGGTAGAGCTGCTGCTGAACCAGCTCCTCCTGCCCGTCCATTGGAATCGGGATCTGCTGCTCCTGCGGCAGCTGCCGCCGCCGCCGCTGCTCCAACACCTGGGAAATACGTACCTAAGTTCAGGCGAGAGAGAACCGAAAGCGCAGGAGCTGCGCCTCCTCCAGAAACAGATCGCTGGAACAGTAGCAGCAGGCCAGATGGTGACAGGTGGCGAAGTGATGATCGGAGAACCGCATTTGGTTCTGGTGGAGGTTCAAGGTCATCTTCTACTTGGTCATCTTCCAGGAATGCCCGTTGA
- the LOC114399126 gene encoding organelle RRM domain-containing protein 2, mitochondrial-like — protein MAFMSGVQRLLRRTPLVHSHYASIRLSSTLTSPKLFVSGLCRLTTDEKLKEAFSSFGQLVEAKVIIDRASGRSKGFAFVTYTTIEEAEKAREGMNAKFLDGWVIFVDPAKPREPRPPQQSQSQPSETGFTVNKTVGWCG, from the exons ATGGCTTTTATGTCTGGAGTTCAGCGTCTGCTTCGCCGCACTCCACTTGTTCATTCCCACTATGCTTCTATTCGTCTCAGCTCAACTCTCACTTCCCCCAAACTTTTCGTAAGCG GTCTTTGTAGACTGACAACAGATGAAAAACTTAAGGAAGCATTTTCGTCTTTTGGGCAGCTGGTTGAAG CTAAGGTGATAATTGATAGAGCCTCTGGAAGATCAAAGGGGTTTGCTTTTGTAACTTATACAACCATAGAGGAAGCTGAAAAGGCAAGAGAAGGAATGAACGCTAAATTTTTGGATGGATGGGTTATATTTGTTGATCCTGCCAAGCCAAGAGAGCCCAGACCTCCCCAGCAGTCACAGTCTCAACCCTCTGAAACAGGTTTCACTGTCAACAAAACGGTTGGGTGGTGTGGTTGA